ACGTCCCCGGCAGGGTTTTTTTGCCGGGGATTAACATGCCCATAGGTTGAAGAGAGGGTTACTTATGGAAAAGAAGAAAACGGTGTTGGTCGTGGGTCTTGGGCGTTTTGGGCAGTCCCTGTGTCTTAGGCTTACGGATCTTGGCCATAGGGTTATAGGGGTTGACCGAGTTCGCGCCAGGGTTGAAGCTTTAGCGGAGAGCCTGGAGTACGTGGCCCAGTTAGATGCCTCTGACGAAGAGGCCCTGATAAAGGTCGGTGCTAAGGAAGTTGATATCGCGGTGGTAGCCATAGGAGAGGGACTCGAAGCCAGCGTGCTTGCCACCGCCATACTGAAGGACCTGGGGGTTTCGGTTTGGGCCAGGGCCACCAATGCCCTTCACGCCAAGGTGTTGGAAAGGGTTGGGGCGACCAAGGTCTTCTACCCAGAGAGGGAGATGGGCATAGTAATAGCGGATCAGATCGTACGCCCTTGGATGAGTTATTTCCACTTCGGAGGCGACTCGGAGATAACCATAGCTCAGGTGGAGGGGGCTCGTTTGGCTGGCAGGTCTTTAAGGGACCTGGACCTTACAAAACGCTACGGTGTTCTGGTATTATTCGCTGAACGGGACGGCAAGAGGTACGTTCCCAAGGGAGACACCGAGGTCTCAGCCATGGACAATCTCTGGATAGCGGGTACCGATGCGGACGTGTCCCGTTTCATGAATAAGCTAAGCAAGGAAGGGTGAGGCATGTGAGGGATCTTGTGGCCGAGGCCGTTGAGATTCGAAGAGCCCTGGAAGAGGAGTTGGCTTCAGCAAGGGCCCCGGAGGCCGTGGAAGCGGTCATGGTTAAGTACCTTGGTCGTAAGGGGGCTCTCACGCTTCTCATGAGATCCCTTGGGGACGTGCCTAGGGATGATAAACCAAGGGTTGGCAAGGAATTAAACATCATCAAGGACAGATGCGAGCTCCAGGTTAGGGAGAGGCTGGAGGAGCTCCTTAAGATAAAGGAGGTTCAGGAGGAAGAGGGCAACGTACTTGACGTGTCTCTCCCCCCCGCCGGTCGTCCGCTGGGGAGGTTTCATCCAGTGGCCCAGACCATGGAGGACATAGTTTCCATCTTCGTGTCCCTCGGCTTCTCGGTAGCCACTGGCCCTGAGATAGAGACCGATTTCTACAACTTTGAAGCCCTCAACTTCAAGGCCCACCATCCCGCAAGGGACATGCAGGATACGTTCTTCCTTAGAGACGATAAGCTTCTTCGAACCCACACTTCACCAGTTCAGGTTCGGTCCATGCTGTCCATGGGAGCCCCCCTTAGGATAGTGATCCCCGGAAGGGTCTACCGAAGGGATAGCGACCCCACCCACTCCCCCATGTTCCATCAGGTGGAGGGACTGTTGCTCGATGAGAACGTGTCGGTGGCGGATCTCAAAGGATGCCTCCAGGTCTTTGTGGATTCCATATTTGGGAAGCCCCTTAAATCCCGTTTTAGGGGCAGCTACTTCCCTTTTACCGAACCATCGATAGAGATGGATGTGGAATGCGTTGTCTGCGGTGGGGCGAACCCGTCTTGCCGGGTTTGCAAAGGTACCGGCTGGCTTGAGATCCTCGGTGCCGGTATGGTGCACCCCAACGTCCTAAGGAGCGGTGGAGTGGATCCTGAGAGGTTTGGCGGTTTTGCATGGGGCATGGGAGTTGATAGGATTGCCATGCTGAAGTATGGTCTATCCGACTTAAGACCACTGTTTGAGGCGGATCTCTCTTACTTAATCGGAGGAATGGCCCGATGAGAGTGCATCTTGGATGGCTTAGAAAACTTGTGGAAATAAACGTTTCGCTGGATGGATTGATAGACTGCCTTACCATGACGGGCACGGAAGTGGAGGAGGTCATAAAACCCGTCGGCGCTTCCAGCGGCATCCTCATAGCTCAAGTGGAAGATGTGGCGCTGCATCCATCTAAGCCCAGCCTTTCGGTGGCGAAGGTAAACTATCGTTCCGGCAATGCCACGGTTGTAACCGGTGCCCGCAACGTGGAGAAGGGGGGCTTGTTCCCCTATGCCCCCCCTGGAGCTAGGATATGCGATGGTGCGGAGCTTTCGGTGAGATCCTTCAACGGTGTGGATAGCCATGGGATGTTGTTGTCCTGCGAAGAGCTCGGACTGGAGGGGCTTGATGCCTCCGGCGGGCTCCTTAAGCTTCCCTCCGACGCCCCCTTGGGGGAGGATTTTCTCAGCTGGGCGGAGTTGGATCAGCCGGTGCTGGATCTTTCTATAACTCCCAACAGGGGCGACCTGTGCTCCATGATTGGGGTTGCCAGGGAAGTTTCGGCCCTTACCGGCGGTAAGCTCCTGCCCGTTGAAATGCCTGACATAAACTGGTCCGATGAGGATTGGTCTTCTCGCTTCCAGCTGAAGGTTTGTGATGATGGCTGCTGGAAGTACCTTTTAGGTTTCTGCGAAGTTAAATTCCTTGGGGAATCTCAATTTTTCGACAGGCTCAAGCTGGTGCTGTCGGGCATGAGGCCCCTTAATAACGTTGTGGATCCCACTAACCTGGCAATGCTGTTGTTCGGCCACCCGCTCCATGCCTTTGATGCAAACCGGTTGCCGTCGGGATCTGTGGAGGTAAGGGGAGCCGTTGCGGGAGAGACCTTAAGGACTTTGGATGGAAGGGATCGGGAGCTTCAGGACAAAGACCTCATTATTTGCAGCAGCGGCGTCCCCATCGCCATAGCCGGCGTTATGGGGGGGGAGGATGCGGAGGTTAAGAAGGATACCAAGGCGATCTTGCTGGAGTCGGCGGTTTTCGATCCTGCCAGGGTCAGCGTAACCTCCAGAAGACTCGGGATAAGCAGCCAGGCGGCGTTCCGATACAGCAGGTCGGTTGATTGGAATGTCAGCGAGGTCGCGGCCTTGTACGCATTGGGGAAGATGTCCTACGGGGGAGCCGTGGTAGTTGGGAGAGGCTTCCTTGAGCACCAAAGGGATTTCCGCATTGATCGTCGCATATCCCTTCGGCTTTCCTCCCTTAAGCGGGTTTTGCTTATGGACTCCCTGGAGCAGGCCGCTTGCATCCTGGAATCCCTTGGGTTTGAGAGGGAAGAAATTTCCTCCTCCCACGCGGTTTTCTCAGTGCCTTCCTGGAGGAGCGATGTGGAGGGAGAGGAGGACCTTATTGAGGAAGTGGGCCGGGTCAGGGGATACCATCTGGTGGAGCCCAGAATCCCTGGCAACCTGAGGGGCAGAGGGATTGTTCCAAGGGCTTTTGAACTGTCCAACTCCCTGCGGCGTGTGGCCATATCCAGAGGATACGTGGAAGTAATGACATATAGTTTTACATCCCCGGAAGAGTTGGGGGAGTTGGGGGTTTCTCATGAGGGGTCCCCACGCATAGTCAACCCCATAAGCAGGGAGCATCTGATCATGAGGCCCCTTATCGCCGTTGGATTGATAAGAGGTCTTAGGGGGAATCTGAGTTCCGGATGGAGAAAGCCCGTAAGGATTTTTGAGACGGGGAACGTGTTCGTTTCGGAGGGGGAGAGCCACCACGTGGCGGGTTTGGTTTTCGTGGGTAAGGACACCAGATCCGTGCACGGGGAAAGGGTTGTAGAGGATTTCTTCTCCATCAAGGCCGACGTGGAAGCCATGCTGGAGTCGGCGGGGGTGAAAGCGGTTTGGATAAGAGGCCGCGAGCCGTTCGGACATGCCGGACAGACGGCTCACGTTGTTGTTGACGGTAGAAGGATAGGCTTCCTATGCAGGCTTAAACCCTCCATCGAGAGGGAACTTGGGGCTGATGAAGGGGTCTTCGTCTTTGAGCTTAACACCGATGGTCTTTTGAATGGTCCCCTGCCGAGGTTTGGCGGTTCCTCCAAGTTTCCTTCGGTTAGCAGGGACATGGCCATAATGGTGGCGTCGGATGTTCCTGCAGTTCAGGTGGAAGAAGTGATAAGGGAGCTTATGGATCCCAATCTGGCGGTTGCGGTGGAGCTGTTTGATGTTTACATGGGCAAGGGGCTGCCTGAGGGATGTAAGAGCTTGGCTTTTTCTGTGGTATATCGTCACCCGGAGCGGACATTGCGGGATGATGAGGTGGACCAGGTCCATTTTGCCCTCAGACAGAAACTTCAGGACAGGGGATACTCCCTAAGGTAAAGGGGAAGGAGGACTGTTCGTCGTGACCCAGCAGTTTGAGCAGATAGAGCGTTTGGTGGATCGTTTGGGGGCTAAGATCTCCCTTCTTCAAAAGGAGAGGGACTCCGCTTTGGCAGAGGTGGCTTCCCTTAAGTCCCAGCTTCAGGAGAAGGATCTGGAGCTCATTCGGATTAAGAAGGAGATGCAGAGGGCGGTAGAGCAGCTGGAAAGGGAGAAGACGGCTCTTCAGAAGGAGCTCCAGCAGCAGGAACAGAGGATAGGGGACCTTTTCGGCAAGATAAGGTCCTTGCTCCCCGAGGATCCTGCCGGTCGTCAGTAGCCCCAAGGGGGTACTATGGAGCGACGTCTCGTCCTGTTGGTGGGCAAGAAATCATATCCCATAGTTACGTCCTTGGAAGAGGAGGAGGTCCAAAGGGCTGCAAGCCTTGTGAGATCCTTGGTGGACTCTTTGGATTCCTCACTCAGCCAGGACGAGAGGCTTTTTTTGGCCTCCATGACGTTGTCAAGCCAGTTGTTAAGGGTTCAGCGTGACCTTGAAGGGCTGGTGGAGGAGGATCTGGAGTGACTGCTTTGCCATGGTCCCCCCTCGACTGGATTCTTGCTTTCGCGGGGGGAGTTTGGATACTGAGGGGTGTCTTTAGGGGCTTTGTGGCGGAGTTGGCGTCCTTGTTGGGGTTGGCGTTAGGGTTTGTCCTGGCGGCCCGCTATTCAAAGTCTCTTATCCCCCTTCTGGTGGAGATGGGCATCCCGCCCTTTGGGTGCTCCATCCTCGCTTTTGTTTTGGTTGGGGCCGCCTCCGTTGTGCTATGCAGGGCCCTGGGTGGGGTTGTTAAATCCATAATTTCAAAGGCCAATCTTTCATTGCTGGATAGACTTCTTGGGGGCGCCTTTGGGGCCGTTAAGCTGGCCTTGTTGGTGCTGATCTTATTTGTGATGGGTAGGGCGGTGTCTCCCTTCCTGGCGCCTGGTTGGGAGGAACGAAGCTTCTTTTTAAGCGCGGTGTCGTCCCACCAGGAACTTATTAGCGGCCTCTTCGATGTCATGGGCGTTGTCCCACATGGGGGCTTGATGCCGGGATTGCCTCGTTGATGTACCTCTTCCTGGAGAATTTAGGGGTGAGATATTTTGATATGTGATGCCAATACATACAGGGTCCTTGAGGTAGACAAGGTCCTGGGCATCGTTAGTCGTCTTTGCCGGGGAGAACTTGGGGTTAGAAGGGCGTTGTCGTTGTCTCCGGCGGGGGATGTGGGGGCTTTAGAGCGGCGGTTTGATGTTCTAAGGGCCTTTGAGTCCGCTGTCCTTAGGAGGGGGGACTACCCTTGGGATTACCGGGCTGCTCCATTGGATGGACTCATAAGGGAGGCAAAATCGTACGGCTGGCTGAGCGGAGCTGAGCTAGTTCGTTTCAGGATCAACCTCTGGCTGGCCGCCAGGATAAAGGCCAGGCTTAAAGAGGACTCCTTGGAGTTCGAGGCATTGCGGGATCTTGTCAGGTGCTTCCCAGACTGGGAGGAGGAACTTTCTCGTCTGGAGGTGCTTGACGAGGATGGCGGCCTTTACGATGGGGCTTCAGACAGGCTTAGGGATATACGCCAGAAGATGAGGGATATCCGTGCTCAGGTTAGGAGCCGATGGAACGACATACTGTCCAGCCCTCACTTGGCGTCCATGTTGCAGGATAAGGTGCTTGTGCTTCGGAACGGAAGGTTCTCTGCCCTGGTTAGGTCTGACATGGCTGGGACTTTCCCGGGTATAGTCACAGAAAGGTCTTCCTCGGGTAGCAGCGTCTACGTGGAGCCCTCTCAGCTTTTGCCTTTAAACAACCGTATGTCCTTGCTTACTGGCGAGGAATGCGAAGAGGAGGAGAGAATCCTTAAGGAATTGACGGAGATGCTGTTGGTCCGTGAGGGTGCTTTGATGAACACCGATGAGGCATTGGGCGCCGTGGATCTCCTTTGGGCACAGGTGGATGTGATGGGATCCAAGAAGTGGACTGTTCCAGAAGTGACGATGGACAGAAGCTTTTGCCTTAAAGGAGCCAAGCACCCTCTTCTGGATGATAGGGCGGTGCCCTTGGATATTTCCTGCGGGGATAGGTTCAGAATGCTCGTGATAACGGGCCCAAACACTGGTGGCAAAACCGTTGCACTCAAGACCGCAGGAGTTGTGGTATACCTTGCATGGCTGGGGTTCCCGATTCCTTGTTCGGAGGGTACCAAGGTCGGGGACATCGGGGAGCTGTTTGCCGACATAGGGGACGAGCAGAGCATAGAACAGAACCTTTCTACGTTCAGTGGGCATATAAATCAGCTCAGACACATAATGGACCAAGTGACCGATAGGTCATTGGTGTTGCTGGATGAGTTGGGAGCTGGTACGGACCCAGAAGAGGGATCTGCGTTGGGGGTTGCGGTGTTGGAGTACTTCCTGCGACGGAAGTGTCTTTTGATCGCCACGACGCATCACAACAGGATAAAGCATTTTGCTATGACGACCCCCCGAGTTGAGGCCGCGTCTATGGAGTTCGATCCCGTCACGTTGTCTCCCACATACAGGCTGCTTATGGGAATACCTGGCAGCAGCAACGCCATACTCATAGCTGAAAGGCTTAAGATGCCCCTTGAGGTTATAGATAGGGCAAGGGAGGAGATGGGCAGGGCCCCGGCGGGGGTGGATCTTCTCCTAAGAGGGTTAGAGGAGCGCCAAAGGGATTTGGATCTGAAACTTAAGGATGTAGAGACCTTAAAGGCAGAACTGGATTCCATGAAGCGGGATTACTTGGCTAAGTATGGAAAGGTTCTTTCGGATTCGGAATCCATAATAAGGGAAGCTAAGGTTAGGGCTGAGGGTATAGTACATCAAGCGGAGGAAGAAGCTAAGTCCCTTTTAGGAGAGCTTCGCAAGAAGTCCCATGCGGAAGCCCAGAGAGCCTATCAGAGGGGAAGGGATAAGGTGAGACATGCCGCTGCCGCTTTAGATAAACTAGGCTCTGAGGTTTTTGATCTGCCCTCTCCTGTCTTGGATTGGCAGCTGTCGGTTGGTGATGGGGTGAAGATAAGAGGAAGCGCCGTGAAGGGCGAGCTGGCGGAGATAGATGGAGATCATGGGGTTGTTGTGTCTGGAGCCATGAGGATAAAGGTTCCGCTTAAAGATCTTATCCCATCGTCATCTCCTGTCACGGTGCCGCAACCTAAGGTTACCGTATCAACCCCCGATAAGGTCTCCAGTTCCATAATGATAAGGGGAATGACGCTGGACGAGGCGATGCCCATAGTGGAGAAGTACATAGATCAGGCCTATCGTGTTGGTTACGGTGAAGTGGTGATAATACATGGACGGGGAGAGGGTATTCTCAGGAGGGCGGTTCATGACCTTCTAAGGCGCATGCCTTTCGTGGAGTCTTTTCGCCTTGGGGGTCCCGGCGAGGGAGGGCATGGCGTAACGGTGGTGCGTTTTGCCAGGTGATCAAAAAGTTAAAGCCAGGGTAAGGTTGCGCTTTGCCCTTCCCCGTGGTAATATATGCACCGTCAAGCGTGTCCGTAGCTCAGCTGGATAGAGTGTTGGCCTCCGGAGCCAAAGGTCCCGGGTTCGAATCCCGGCGGGCACGCCATGATTTATAGGCCCTTAGGGGCCTTTTTTATTTTGCCCCCCCTTCCGGC
This sequence is a window from Thermanaerothrix sp.. Protein-coding genes within it:
- a CDS encoding TrkA family potassium uptake protein — translated: MEKKKTVLVVGLGRFGQSLCLRLTDLGHRVIGVDRVRARVEALAESLEYVAQLDASDEEALIKVGAKEVDIAVVAIGEGLEASVLATAILKDLGVSVWARATNALHAKVLERVGATKVFYPEREMGIVIADQIVRPWMSYFHFGGDSEITIAQVEGARLAGRSLRDLDLTKRYGVLVLFAERDGKRYVPKGDTEVSAMDNLWIAGTDADVSRFMNKLSKEG
- the pheS gene encoding phenylalanine--tRNA ligase subunit alpha, which codes for MRDLVAEAVEIRRALEEELASARAPEAVEAVMVKYLGRKGALTLLMRSLGDVPRDDKPRVGKELNIIKDRCELQVRERLEELLKIKEVQEEEGNVLDVSLPPAGRPLGRFHPVAQTMEDIVSIFVSLGFSVATGPEIETDFYNFEALNFKAHHPARDMQDTFFLRDDKLLRTHTSPVQVRSMLSMGAPLRIVIPGRVYRRDSDPTHSPMFHQVEGLLLDENVSVADLKGCLQVFVDSIFGKPLKSRFRGSYFPFTEPSIEMDVECVVCGGANPSCRVCKGTGWLEILGAGMVHPNVLRSGGVDPERFGGFAWGMGVDRIAMLKYGLSDLRPLFEADLSYLIGGMAR
- the pheT gene encoding phenylalanine--tRNA ligase subunit beta, which encodes MRVHLGWLRKLVEINVSLDGLIDCLTMTGTEVEEVIKPVGASSGILIAQVEDVALHPSKPSLSVAKVNYRSGNATVVTGARNVEKGGLFPYAPPGARICDGAELSVRSFNGVDSHGMLLSCEELGLEGLDASGGLLKLPSDAPLGEDFLSWAELDQPVLDLSITPNRGDLCSMIGVAREVSALTGGKLLPVEMPDINWSDEDWSSRFQLKVCDDGCWKYLLGFCEVKFLGESQFFDRLKLVLSGMRPLNNVVDPTNLAMLLFGHPLHAFDANRLPSGSVEVRGAVAGETLRTLDGRDRELQDKDLIICSSGVPIAIAGVMGGEDAEVKKDTKAILLESAVFDPARVSVTSRRLGISSQAAFRYSRSVDWNVSEVAALYALGKMSYGGAVVVGRGFLEHQRDFRIDRRISLRLSSLKRVLLMDSLEQAACILESLGFEREEISSSHAVFSVPSWRSDVEGEEDLIEEVGRVRGYHLVEPRIPGNLRGRGIVPRAFELSNSLRRVAISRGYVEVMTYSFTSPEELGELGVSHEGSPRIVNPISREHLIMRPLIAVGLIRGLRGNLSSGWRKPVRIFETGNVFVSEGESHHVAGLVFVGKDTRSVHGERVVEDFFSIKADVEAMLESAGVKAVWIRGREPFGHAGQTAHVVVDGRRIGFLCRLKPSIERELGADEGVFVFELNTDGLLNGPLPRFGGSSKFPSVSRDMAIMVASDVPAVQVEEVIRELMDPNLAVAVELFDVYMGKGLPEGCKSLAFSVVYRHPERTLRDDEVDQVHFALRQKLQDRGYSLR
- the zapA gene encoding cell division protein ZapA — its product is MERRLVLLVGKKSYPIVTSLEEEEVQRAASLVRSLVDSLDSSLSQDERLFLASMTLSSQLLRVQRDLEGLVEEDLE
- a CDS encoding CvpA family protein, yielding MTALPWSPLDWILAFAGGVWILRGVFRGFVAELASLLGLALGFVLAARYSKSLIPLLVEMGIPPFGCSILAFVLVGAASVVLCRALGGVVKSIISKANLSLLDRLLGGAFGAVKLALLVLILFVMGRAVSPFLAPGWEERSFFLSAVSSHQELISGLFDVMGVVPHGGLMPGLPR
- a CDS encoding endonuclease MutS2, yielding MICDANTYRVLEVDKVLGIVSRLCRGELGVRRALSLSPAGDVGALERRFDVLRAFESAVLRRGDYPWDYRAAPLDGLIREAKSYGWLSGAELVRFRINLWLAARIKARLKEDSLEFEALRDLVRCFPDWEEELSRLEVLDEDGGLYDGASDRLRDIRQKMRDIRAQVRSRWNDILSSPHLASMLQDKVLVLRNGRFSALVRSDMAGTFPGIVTERSSSGSSVYVEPSQLLPLNNRMSLLTGEECEEEERILKELTEMLLVREGALMNTDEALGAVDLLWAQVDVMGSKKWTVPEVTMDRSFCLKGAKHPLLDDRAVPLDISCGDRFRMLVITGPNTGGKTVALKTAGVVVYLAWLGFPIPCSEGTKVGDIGELFADIGDEQSIEQNLSTFSGHINQLRHIMDQVTDRSLVLLDELGAGTDPEEGSALGVAVLEYFLRRKCLLIATTHHNRIKHFAMTTPRVEAASMEFDPVTLSPTYRLLMGIPGSSNAILIAERLKMPLEVIDRAREEMGRAPAGVDLLLRGLEERQRDLDLKLKDVETLKAELDSMKRDYLAKYGKVLSDSESIIREAKVRAEGIVHQAEEEAKSLLGELRKKSHAEAQRAYQRGRDKVRHAAAALDKLGSEVFDLPSPVLDWQLSVGDGVKIRGSAVKGELAEIDGDHGVVVSGAMRIKVPLKDLIPSSSPVTVPQPKVTVSTPDKVSSSIMIRGMTLDEAMPIVEKYIDQAYRVGYGEVVIIHGRGEGILRRAVHDLLRRMPFVESFRLGGPGEGGHGVTVVRFAR